In a genomic window of Chloroflexota bacterium:
- a CDS encoding SUF system NifU family Fe-S cluster assembly protein, giving the protein MLEDLYREVILKHYQSPANRREIESPDVTASASNPLCGDEITILAVIGADGSIADASFHARGCSISQASADMMADVVRGRSLVEAREAISRVEEMLVGGSDDVADLGELEALRSVRKFPVRIRCAMMAWETLRNGIDAYERRA; this is encoded by the coding sequence GTGCTTGAGGATCTCTACCGAGAGGTCATCCTGAAGCACTACCAGTCGCCGGCGAACCGACGAGAAATCGAGAGCCCGGACGTGACCGCGTCGGCGAGCAATCCGCTGTGCGGCGACGAGATCACGATCCTCGCCGTCATCGGTGCAGACGGATCGATCGCGGACGCTTCGTTCCACGCGCGCGGCTGCTCCATCTCCCAGGCCTCGGCCGACATGATGGCCGACGTCGTTCGCGGAAGATCGTTGGTCGAAGCGAGAGAGGCGATCTCCCGCGTCGAGGAGATGCTCGTGGGCGGGAGCGATGACGTGGCCGATCTGGGCGAGCTCGAGGCTTTGCGCAGCGTCCGGAAGTTCCCGGTGCGAATTCGGTGCGCGATGATGGCCTGGGAGACCCTACGCAACGGCATCGACGCATACGAACGGCGCGCATGA
- a CDS encoding cysteine desulfurase produces the protein MPTSEIAAIREDFPIFQRFVHGKPLVYLDSAATSQKPKDVIQALESYYRSYNANIHRGIYSIAEEATQAYESARAKVARFIGAADSATVVFTRNTTEAINLVAYAWGQANIGAGDEIVLTEMEHHSNLIPWLLLAERTGAVLKHIPFGPDGFLDMDAARGLITDRTKLVGVVHMSNVLGTINPVREIAAMAHEHGALMLVDGAQSVPHLGVTVDDLDCDFLAFSAHKMLGPTGVGALWARRKILEAMPPFLGGGEMIAQVYLDRATYNDLPWKFEAGTPNVADAIAWGTAIDYLERVGMPSIRQHEIELTEYALERLGEEPDVDLYGPRDVRKKGGVVAFNLGDIHAHDVAAILDAEGVCIRVGHHCCQPLMRKLDIAGSARASFYLYNTRDDVDRLVSSLDRVRDVFGTNRA, from the coding sequence TTGCCAACGAGCGAGATCGCCGCGATCCGGGAGGACTTCCCCATATTCCAGCGGTTCGTCCACGGGAAGCCGCTGGTGTATCTGGACAGCGCGGCGACGTCGCAGAAGCCGAAAGACGTGATCCAAGCGCTCGAGAGCTACTACCGGAGCTACAACGCCAACATCCATCGCGGCATCTATTCCATCGCGGAGGAGGCGACGCAAGCCTACGAGAGCGCGCGCGCGAAAGTCGCCCGGTTCATCGGAGCGGCCGATTCCGCGACCGTCGTGTTCACCCGCAACACCACCGAAGCCATCAATCTCGTCGCCTACGCGTGGGGACAAGCAAATATCGGGGCGGGCGATGAAATCGTGCTCACCGAGATGGAGCACCACAGCAACTTGATCCCCTGGTTGCTCCTCGCCGAGCGGACCGGCGCGGTGCTGAAGCACATCCCCTTTGGGCCGGACGGCTTTCTCGACATGGACGCTGCGCGCGGCCTCATCACGGATCGAACGAAACTCGTGGGCGTCGTCCACATGTCGAACGTGCTGGGAACCATCAATCCGGTGCGGGAGATTGCCGCAATGGCGCACGAGCACGGGGCGCTGATGCTCGTCGATGGAGCGCAGAGCGTGCCACACCTGGGTGTCACCGTGGACGACCTCGACTGCGATTTCCTGGCATTCTCCGCCCACAAGATGCTCGGCCCAACGGGCGTGGGAGCGCTGTGGGCGCGGCGGAAGATTCTCGAGGCCATGCCTCCATTCCTCGGCGGCGGCGAAATGATCGCGCAGGTCTATCTCGATCGAGCGACGTACAACGACCTCCCGTGGAAATTCGAGGCGGGCACCCCAAACGTCGCGGACGCCATCGCCTGGGGCACGGCCATCGATTATCTCGAACGCGTCGGGATGCCATCGATCCGCCAGCACGAGATCGAGTTGACCGAGTACGCGCTGGAACGACTCGGGGAAGAGCCCGACGTGGATCTGTACGGACCGCGCGACGTGCGCAAGAAGGGCGGCGTCGTCGCCTTCAATTTGGGCGACATCCACGCGCACGACGTCGCAGCGATCCTCGACGCGGAGGGTGTCTGCATTCGCGTCGGCCATCATTGCTGCCAGCCACTCATGCGAAAGCTGGATATCGCCGGAAGCGCGCGCGCCAGCTTCTATCTCTACAACACGCGCGATGACGTCGACCGCTTGGTGAGTAGCCTCGACCGTGTCCGCGACGTATTTGGGACGAATCGTGCTTGA
- the moaA gene encoding GTP 3',8-cyclase MoaA codes for MVRDLLHRPIRDLRISITDRCNFRCTYCMPFDDYPWTPSDECLTFEEITRVVRVFAGLGVEKIRLTGGEPLLRARVEDLVSSLAAIEGIDAVCLTTNGSLLADKAEALKQAGLSRINVSLDTLDSEKFARIRRRGDLGKVLQGIAAAQEAGLSPIKLNAVIQRGVNDDDIIPLVDFARTNGLAIRFIEFMDVGNANGWRLEKVVSKREILQVIDAHVPLIEVGRDKGSAPSVDYRFADGTGDVGVIASVTEPFCSTCTRARLTADGKLVTCLFSNTGYSVKALLRGGATDEEVTQAISATWSKRIDRFSLDRLEALNSGSGYEPAQHQKIEMITLGG; via the coding sequence ATGGTTCGTGACCTCCTGCATCGACCGATCCGCGATCTACGAATTTCGATCACCGATCGCTGTAATTTTCGGTGCACCTATTGCATGCCATTTGACGACTACCCCTGGACGCCCAGTGACGAGTGCCTGACCTTCGAGGAGATCACCCGCGTCGTCCGGGTGTTCGCGGGGCTTGGCGTAGAGAAGATCCGCCTGACCGGCGGCGAGCCCCTGCTGCGCGCGCGAGTCGAGGACCTCGTATCCTCGCTCGCCGCCATCGAGGGCATCGACGCGGTGTGCCTCACCACGAACGGGTCGCTGCTCGCCGACAAAGCGGAAGCCCTGAAGCAGGCCGGGCTCAGCCGTATCAACGTGAGTCTCGACACGCTGGACTCCGAGAAGTTCGCGCGGATTCGGCGTCGCGGAGACCTGGGGAAAGTGCTCCAGGGAATCGCCGCCGCCCAGGAGGCCGGACTCTCGCCCATCAAGCTAAACGCCGTCATCCAGCGGGGCGTGAACGACGATGACATCATCCCGTTGGTCGACTTCGCCCGAACCAACGGCCTCGCGATTCGATTCATCGAGTTCATGGACGTCGGGAACGCCAACGGATGGAGGCTCGAGAAGGTCGTTTCGAAGCGCGAGATCCTGCAGGTCATCGACGCGCACGTGCCCCTCATCGAAGTTGGGCGCGACAAGGGAAGTGCTCCGTCGGTTGACTATCGCTTTGCCGATGGCACGGGTGACGTGGGCGTCATCGCCTCGGTCACCGAACCCTTCTGCTCGACGTGTACGCGTGCGCGGCTCACCGCGGATGGGAAGCTCGTCACCTGTTTGTTCTCCAATACGGGCTATAGCGTGAAGGCGCTTCTGCGGGGCGGAGCCACCGATGAGGAGGTCACGCAGGCCATCTCCGCGACGTGGAGCAAGCGCATCGATCGGTTCTCGCTGGACCGGCTCGAGGCGCTCAACTCCGGCTCCGGCTACGAACCGGCCCAGCACCAAAAAATTGAGATGATCACCCTTGGAGGGTAG
- the sufT gene encoding putative Fe-S cluster assembly protein SufT: protein MENENVKFTRDCEVIQIPSGIRTMVRQGTNALITQALGGTYTLVTSNGEMVRVTGRDADAIGQPVSESPARLRSATSDPKELEEMVWDELRTCYDPEIPINIADLGLVYRCEVSPLPQGDFRVEIDMTLTAPACGMGDVLKAEIETKVAGLPGVKELDVQLVLDPPWDYSMIPDAAKLTLGMM, encoded by the coding sequence GTGGAAAACGAAAATGTGAAGTTCACCCGCGACTGCGAGGTGATTCAAATTCCCAGCGGCATCCGCACGATGGTGCGTCAGGGAACGAATGCCCTGATCACGCAGGCCCTCGGCGGGACGTACACGCTCGTCACGTCCAACGGCGAGATGGTTCGCGTCACAGGGCGCGACGCCGACGCGATTGGTCAGCCCGTCTCGGAATCGCCCGCGCGACTGCGGTCTGCGACGAGCGACCCGAAGGAATTGGAAGAGATGGTCTGGGATGAGCTGCGAACGTGTTACGATCCCGAGATACCGATCAACATCGCCGATCTCGGGCTCGTCTATCGATGCGAGGTGTCTCCGCTTCCGCAGGGCGACTTCCGCGTCGAGATCGACATGACGCTCACGGCTCCAGCCTGCGGAATGGGGGACGTGCTCAAGGCCGAAATCGAGACCAAGGTTGCTGGCCTACCCGGCGTCAAGGAGCTTGACGTGCAGCTCGTCCTCGACCCGCCGTGGGATTACAGCATGATCCCCGACGCCGCGAAACTCACGCTTGGGATGATGTAA
- a CDS encoding SUF system NifU family Fe-S cluster assembly protein, translating into MSELRELYQQVILDHNKNPRNFHPMADATRTAEGRNPLCGDEIKVYVRLHDDTIEDISFEGRGCAISKASASMMTMSLKGKSIADAERLFQSVHTMLAGSGDVEDEDETLGRLAALSGVREFPVRVKCASLGWHALKAALDADTGPVSTE; encoded by the coding sequence GTGTCTGAGCTGCGCGAGCTTTACCAGCAGGTCATTCTGGACCACAACAAGAATCCGCGGAATTTCCATCCGATGGCGGACGCCACCCGAACTGCCGAGGGACGGAACCCGCTGTGTGGCGACGAGATCAAGGTTTACGTCAGGCTCCACGACGACACGATCGAAGACATCAGCTTCGAGGGGCGCGGCTGCGCCATCTCCAAAGCTTCAGCCTCGATGATGACTATGAGTCTCAAGGGCAAGTCCATCGCCGACGCGGAGAGACTGTTTCAGAGCGTCCACACCATGCTGGCCGGCAGTGGAGACGTCGAAGACGAGGACGAGACGCTGGGGCGTCTGGCGGCACTATCCGGCGTGCGCGAATTTCCCGTGCGCGTGAAGTGCGCCAGCCTCGGGTGGCACGCGCTCAAGGCGGCGCTCGACGCGGACACCGGGCCGGTCTCGACAGAATAA
- the sufD gene encoding Fe-S cluster assembly protein SufD: protein MTAPPVTRHPVSEKDQYLQAIATLAGQRDAAEPVWLARLRNVAADRFRRLRFPTIHDEEWKYTSVAPILRGSFTSPPGGAPATVSNDDVGKTIVDTDGPRLVFVDGRYVAELSRPVTGSAEMVATLPHGVDADPDTIEAHLGRLATTADNIFSALNTALLSDCGVIVVPRGVVLDEPIQLVFVSALDHAAIAPRMLVVLGAASAATIVETYVSLGSPEAFTNAVAEIVVGEGATLSHFRVVDEAEGTVHIGRTEVRQGSDGAYESLTVFASAALGRHDLAVHLDGPGATCTLNGLTLARGSQHLDSHTLIEHAAPHGVSRQLYKGILADHARVVFNGKIVVRPGADGTDARQANQSILLSREATVDTKPQLEIFADDVRCTHGATVGQLDPEMIFYLESRGIGEDAARTLLTYGFASELIRDIAHAEIRRYLARLVTRRVRSGEADALPETLDFVFQV, encoded by the coding sequence ATGACGGCGCCACCGGTCACCCGTCATCCAGTCTCCGAGAAAGACCAGTACCTGCAGGCCATCGCCACGCTGGCGGGGCAGCGCGACGCGGCTGAGCCGGTGTGGCTCGCACGGCTTCGCAACGTCGCCGCTGACCGCTTTCGCCGTCTGCGCTTCCCGACGATTCACGACGAGGAGTGGAAGTATACGAGCGTCGCCCCGATCCTTCGCGGGTCCTTCACTTCCCCTCCCGGGGGTGCGCCAGCGACTGTCTCCAATGATGACGTGGGGAAGACGATTGTCGACACGGACGGACCGCGCCTCGTGTTCGTGGATGGACGGTACGTCGCGGAGCTGTCGCGTCCGGTCACGGGCTCGGCCGAGATGGTGGCGACCCTGCCTCATGGCGTCGACGCCGATCCCGATACGATCGAGGCGCACCTTGGCCGACTCGCGACGACGGCGGACAACATCTTTTCCGCCCTCAACACCGCCCTCCTTTCCGACTGTGGCGTGATCGTCGTTCCGCGGGGCGTCGTACTGGACGAACCGATTCAGCTGGTGTTCGTCTCGGCCCTCGACCACGCCGCCATCGCCCCGCGGATGCTGGTGGTCCTGGGCGCCGCGAGCGCGGCGACGATCGTGGAGACCTACGTGTCGCTCGGTTCGCCGGAGGCGTTCACCAACGCGGTCGCGGAGATCGTCGTCGGTGAAGGGGCGACCCTATCGCACTTCCGCGTGGTCGATGAGGCTGAAGGCACAGTACACATTGGTCGCACTGAGGTCCGACAGGGCTCGGACGGCGCATACGAATCGTTGACCGTCTTCGCCTCGGCCGCCCTCGGCCGACACGACCTGGCCGTGCATCTGGATGGACCGGGAGCGACCTGCACGCTGAATGGCCTGACCCTGGCCCGCGGATCGCAACATCTGGACAGTCACACGCTGATCGAGCACGCGGCCCCGCACGGCGTGAGCCGCCAGCTCTACAAGGGCATCCTCGCCGACCACGCGCGCGTGGTTTTCAACGGCAAGATCGTCGTTCGCCCTGGGGCCGATGGGACCGACGCGCGCCAGGCGAACCAAAGCATCCTCCTGTCGCGTGAGGCAACCGTTGATACCAAGCCGCAGCTCGAGATCTTCGCCGACGACGTTCGGTGCACTCACGGCGCCACTGTAGGACAGCTCGATCCGGAGATGATCTTCTATCTCGAGAGCCGCGGCATTGGCGAAGATGCTGCGCGCACTCTGTTGACCTACGGATTTGCCAGCGAGCTGATACGCGACATCGCCCACGCCGAGATCCGCCGCTATCTGGCCCGGCTCGTCACCCGACGCGTGCGGTCTGGCGAAGCCGACGCGCTTCCGGAGACCCTCGACTTCGTGTTCCAGGTGTGA